The Kitasatospora sp. NBC_00374 genome has a segment encoding these proteins:
- a CDS encoding ABC transporter ATP-binding protein: MTERSAGRAAESGPAPAAAEDVIRTRGLTKRFRGGQLAVDGLDLTVPRGSVFGFLGPNGSGKTTTIRMLMGLIAPTAGAASVLGEPMPQSVGRVLPRVGALIEGPALYGFLNGRDNLRRFDAADPTADPRTRDRRVAEALERVGLTAAAGKKAKAYSLGMKQRLGLASALLQPRELLVLDEPTNGLDPQGMREIRALVREVAAEGTTVFLSSHLLDEIEQVCTHAAVMSRGRLVVQGTVAELAARAQGRLVVRTPDTGRAAAVLAEHRVADVRSGEGLVEGTAELGEGPLADLCAALVGAGVRVHGFGVERGTLEDAFVALTGEGFDVAG, encoded by the coding sequence GTGACGGAGCGGTCGGCGGGCCGGGCTGCCGAGAGCGGCCCGGCCCCTGCCGCCGCCGAGGACGTGATCCGCACCCGCGGGCTGACCAAGCGCTTCCGCGGCGGCCAGCTCGCCGTGGACGGGCTGGACCTGACGGTCCCGAGGGGGAGCGTGTTCGGCTTCCTCGGCCCCAACGGCTCCGGCAAGACCACCACCATCCGGATGCTGATGGGCCTGATCGCACCGACCGCCGGGGCGGCCTCGGTGCTCGGCGAGCCGATGCCGCAGTCGGTCGGCCGGGTGCTGCCCCGGGTCGGCGCGCTGATCGAGGGCCCGGCCCTCTACGGCTTCCTGAACGGCCGGGACAACCTGAGGCGCTTCGACGCCGCCGACCCGACCGCCGACCCTCGGACCCGGGATCGCCGGGTGGCCGAGGCACTGGAGCGGGTCGGGCTGACGGCCGCGGCCGGCAAGAAGGCGAAGGCGTACTCGCTGGGCATGAAGCAGCGCCTCGGCCTGGCCTCCGCGCTGCTGCAGCCGCGCGAGCTGCTGGTGCTGGACGAGCCGACCAACGGGCTCGACCCGCAGGGGATGCGGGAGATCCGGGCGCTGGTCCGGGAGGTCGCGGCGGAGGGCACCACGGTCTTCCTCTCCTCCCACCTGCTGGACGAGATCGAGCAGGTCTGCACGCACGCGGCGGTGATGTCCCGGGGCCGGCTGGTGGTCCAGGGCACCGTCGCCGAGCTGGCCGCCCGGGCGCAGGGCCGGCTGGTGGTCCGCACGCCGGACACCGGGCGGGCCGCGGCCGTGCTGGCCGAGCACCGGGTGGCCGACGTCCGCTCCGGCGAGGGCCTGGTGGAGGGCACCGCCGAGCTCGGCGAGGGCCCGCTGGCCGACCTGTGCGCCGCGCTGGTGGGCGCCGGGGTGCGGGTGCACGGCTTCGGAGTGGAGCGCGGCACGCTGGAGGACGCGTTCGTGGCACTGACCGGGGAGGGCTTCGATGTCGCAGGTTGA
- a CDS encoding outer membrane lipoprotein carrier protein LolA: MVEQNTPYRARRRTTMRVLVAVGVAAAVATGVGLVPALASDTQPNLPSITAEQLVAKVLGSETDTFSGTVKVKADLGLPTQLLGMAGGAGGRGGSPQTKAVELLGGEHTLQIAADGPDRQRVGLVGDLSGYEVIHNGDQVWAWDSVHNEAYHATAPKGGEHRKAAQAPLGSGLATPQELARQFLAAGSGTTSVTVDGTVEVAGRPAYKLSVKPTQAGSTIREVRISVDAEHGVPLAVLVQGADGSRVLDAHFGSVSFAKPAAKTFEFSVPKGAKVTEADDPAKGAARGGAGTAAAGSAHEGPKGAEAAPDVNVVGEGWTAVLATRLPDAQAAAAAGKDAHGRGGHGSGVPQNLQSLAGSLGKPVGGGTLVSTKLLNVLITDDGRVFAGAVTLPVLQSAAGVK, from the coding sequence ATGGTGGAGCAGAACACGCCGTACCGGGCACGGCGGCGGACGACCATGCGGGTACTGGTCGCGGTGGGCGTGGCGGCCGCGGTCGCGACGGGCGTCGGCCTGGTGCCGGCACTGGCCAGCGACACTCAGCCGAACCTGCCGTCGATCACCGCGGAGCAGCTGGTGGCGAAGGTCCTGGGCTCCGAGACCGACACGTTCAGCGGAACGGTGAAGGTGAAGGCCGACCTGGGGCTGCCGACCCAGCTGCTGGGCATGGCGGGCGGCGCGGGCGGCCGGGGCGGCTCACCGCAGACGAAGGCGGTCGAGCTGCTCGGCGGCGAGCACACGCTGCAGATCGCCGCGGACGGCCCGGACCGCCAGCGGGTCGGCCTGGTCGGCGACCTGAGCGGCTACGAGGTGATCCACAACGGCGACCAGGTCTGGGCCTGGGACAGCGTCCACAACGAGGCGTACCACGCGACGGCGCCGAAGGGCGGCGAGCACCGCAAGGCCGCACAGGCCCCGCTCGGCTCCGGTCTGGCGACACCCCAGGAGCTGGCCCGGCAGTTCCTGGCGGCCGGCTCGGGGACGACCTCGGTGACGGTGGACGGCACCGTCGAGGTGGCCGGGCGCCCGGCCTACAAGCTGAGCGTCAAGCCCACCCAGGCCGGCTCGACCATCCGCGAGGTACGGATCTCGGTCGACGCCGAGCACGGCGTGCCGTTGGCGGTGCTGGTCCAGGGGGCGGACGGCAGCAGGGTGCTGGACGCGCACTTCGGCTCGGTGTCCTTCGCCAAGCCCGCCGCCAAGACCTTCGAGTTCAGCGTGCCCAAGGGTGCCAAGGTGACCGAGGCCGACGACCCGGCCAAGGGCGCGGCCCGGGGCGGCGCGGGGACCGCGGCCGCGGGGTCCGCGCACGAGGGGCCGAAGGGCGCCGAGGCCGCCCCGGACGTCAACGTGGTCGGCGAGGGCTGGACGGCGGTGCTCGCCACCCGCCTGCCCGACGCCCAGGCCGCGGCCGCCGCCGGCAAGGACGCGCACGGCAGGGGCGGCCACGGCAGCGGCGTCCCGCAGAACCTGCAGTCGCTGGCCGGGTCGCTGGGCAAGCCGGTCGGCGGCGGCACGCTCGTCAGCACCAAGCTGCTGAACGTGCTGATCACCGACGACGGCCGGGTCTTCGCGGGCGCCGTCACCCTGCCGGTGCTGCAGAGTGCGGCCGGGGTGAAGTAG
- a CDS encoding bifunctional FO biosynthesis protein CofGH, whose product MDATDAPRPEPRPAPTANSMRRALRRARDGVALDPGEAAVLLQARGEDLRDLCATAARVRDAGLAQAGRPGVITYSKKVFIPLTRLCRDRCHYCTFVTVPGKLKRAGHGMFLAPDEVLEIARQGAALGCKEALFTLGDRPEERWPEAREWLDAHGYDDTLAYVRAMSIRVLEETGLLPHLNPGVLGWTDFQRLKPVAPSMGMMLETTATRLWSEPGGPHHGSPDKEPAVRLRVLEDAGRSAVPFTTGVLIGIGETYEERADALFAIRRIARQYHGVQEVIVQNFRAKPDTAMRAMPDAELAELAAAVAVTRLVLGPSARIQAPPNLVDKEYPLIIGAGIDDWGGVSPLTPDHVNPERPWPHIDELAARTAAEGFTLRERLTVYPEYLQRGEPWLDPRIMPHVRALADPATGLAREEAKPVGLPWQEPEDLPASYGRTDLHRTIDTEGRTGDRRADFDEVYGDWGVLREQVSAGSVRRLPSDVRQALSAAADDPTRLTDDQALALFHADGPALDALCRIADDVRRSAVGDEVTYCVTRNINFTNVCYTGCRFCAFAQRRTDADAYTLSLDQVADRAAQAWEVGATEVCMQGGIHPDLPGTAYFDIARAVKARVPGIHVHAFSPMEVVNGATRTNLSIRDWLQQAKEAGLDSIPGTAAEILDDDVRWVLTKGKLPAATWVEVVSTAHELGIRSSSTMMYGHVDTPAHWLGHLRLLAEIQQRTGGFTEFVTLPFIHTNAPVYLAGVARPGPTARDNRAVVAMARLLLHPHIPNIQTSWVKLGAEGAAEMLRSGANDLGGTLMEETISRMAGSAYGSYKSVRDLEAIAEAAGRPHRQRTTTYGEVPAERRAAALASDGHLPELLPVLD is encoded by the coding sequence ATGGACGCAACGGACGCCCCCCGCCCCGAACCCCGGCCCGCCCCCACCGCGAACTCGATGCGCAGGGCGCTGCGCCGGGCCAGGGACGGTGTCGCGCTGGATCCGGGCGAGGCGGCGGTGCTGCTGCAGGCCCGCGGCGAGGACCTGCGCGACCTGTGCGCGACCGCGGCGAGGGTCCGGGACGCCGGGCTGGCCCAGGCCGGGCGGCCCGGGGTGATCACGTACTCGAAGAAGGTCTTCATCCCGCTCACCCGGCTGTGCCGGGACCGCTGCCACTACTGCACCTTCGTCACCGTCCCGGGCAAGCTCAAGCGGGCCGGGCACGGCATGTTCCTCGCCCCGGACGAGGTGCTGGAGATCGCCCGTCAGGGTGCCGCGCTGGGCTGCAAGGAGGCGCTGTTCACGCTCGGGGACCGGCCCGAGGAGCGCTGGCCCGAGGCCCGTGAGTGGCTGGACGCGCACGGCTACGACGACACCCTCGCGTATGTGCGGGCGATGTCGATCCGGGTGCTGGAGGAGACCGGCCTGCTGCCCCATCTCAATCCCGGTGTGCTGGGCTGGACGGACTTCCAGCGGCTCAAGCCGGTCGCCCCGTCGATGGGGATGATGCTGGAGACCACCGCGACCCGGCTGTGGTCCGAGCCCGGGGGCCCGCACCACGGGTCGCCCGACAAGGAGCCGGCCGTGCGGCTGCGGGTGCTGGAGGACGCCGGCCGCAGCGCCGTCCCGTTCACCACCGGGGTGCTGATCGGGATCGGCGAGACGTACGAGGAGCGGGCCGACGCGCTGTTCGCGATCCGCCGGATCGCCCGGCAGTACCACGGCGTCCAGGAAGTCATCGTGCAGAACTTCCGGGCCAAGCCGGACACCGCGATGCGGGCCATGCCGGACGCCGAGCTGGCCGAGCTGGCGGCCGCCGTCGCGGTGACCCGGCTGGTGCTCGGTCCGTCCGCCCGGATCCAGGCCCCGCCGAATCTGGTCGACAAGGAGTACCCGCTGATCATCGGGGCGGGCATCGACGACTGGGGAGGGGTCTCGCCGCTGACGCCCGACCACGTCAACCCGGAGCGGCCCTGGCCGCACATCGACGAGCTGGCGGCCCGGACCGCCGCCGAGGGCTTCACGCTGCGCGAGCGGCTGACGGTCTATCCGGAGTACCTGCAGCGCGGCGAGCCCTGGCTGGACCCGCGGATCATGCCGCACGTCCGGGCGCTCGCCGACCCGGCGACCGGGCTCGCCCGCGAGGAGGCGAAGCCGGTCGGTCTGCCCTGGCAGGAGCCCGAGGACCTGCCGGCCTCGTACGGGCGCACGGACCTGCACCGCACCATCGACACCGAGGGGCGGACGGGCGACCGGCGGGCGGACTTCGACGAGGTGTACGGGGACTGGGGGGTGTTGCGCGAGCAGGTGTCGGCCGGGAGTGTCCGGCGCCTGCCGTCGGACGTACGCCAGGCCCTCTCGGCCGCCGCCGACGACCCCACCCGCCTGACGGACGACCAGGCCCTGGCCCTCTTCCACGCCGACGGCCCGGCCCTGGACGCGCTCTGCCGGATCGCCGACGACGTCCGCCGCTCGGCGGTCGGCGACGAGGTCACCTACTGCGTCACCCGGAACATCAACTTCACCAACGTCTGCTACACCGGCTGCCGGTTCTGCGCCTTCGCCCAGCGCCGCACCGACGCCGACGCCTACACCCTCTCGCTGGACCAGGTCGCCGACCGCGCCGCCCAGGCCTGGGAGGTGGGCGCCACCGAGGTCTGCATGCAGGGCGGCATCCACCCCGACCTGCCCGGCACCGCCTACTTCGACATCGCCCGCGCCGTGAAGGCCCGCGTCCCGGGCATCCATGTGCACGCCTTCTCGCCGATGGAGGTGGTCAACGGCGCGACCAGGACCAACCTCTCGATCCGGGACTGGCTCCAGCAGGCCAAGGAGGCCGGCCTCGACAGCATCCCCGGCACGGCCGCGGAGATCCTGGACGACGACGTCCGCTGGGTGCTCACCAAGGGCAAGCTGCCCGCCGCCACCTGGGTCGAGGTCGTCTCCACCGCCCACGAGCTGGGCATCCGCTCCTCCTCCACGATGATGTACGGGCACGTCGACACCCCGGCGCACTGGCTCGGCCACCTGCGGCTGCTCGCCGAGATCCAGCAGCGGACCGGCGGCTTCACGGAGTTCGTCACGCTGCCGTTCATCCACACCAACGCCCCCGTCTACCTGGCGGGCGTCGCCCGCCCCGGCCCGACCGCCCGCGACAACCGGGCGGTGGTGGCGATGGCCCGGCTGCTGCTGCACCCGCACATCCCCAACATCCAGACCAGCTGGGTGAAGCTGGGCGCCGAAGGCGCGGCCGAGATGCTCCGCTCCGGCGCCAACGACCTGGGCGGCACCCTGATGGAGGAGACCATCTCCCGGATGGCCGGTTCGGCGTACGGCAGCTACAAGTCCGTCCGGGACCTGGAGGCGATCGCCGAGGCGGCCGGCCGGCCGCACCGCCAGCGCACCACCACCTACGGCGAGGTTCCCGCCGAGCGCCGGGCCGCGGCACTGGCCTCCGACGGGCACCTCCCGGAGCTGCTGCCGGTACTGGACTGA
- a CDS encoding ADP-ribosylglycohydrolase family protein has translation MPLWSRAQQQDFRSRVRGCLLGGAIGDALGAGIEFEPLEKIVETHGPQGVTGYVPAYGRRGAVTDDTQMTLYTLDGLIRAHINRDGGNWHPPSDVHRAYLRWAATQRDWGPDERRSDLGWLGREEWLYAQRAPGQSCLSGLSGPDADRLGTVDEPRNPHSKGCGTVMRAAPFGLLTAWEPALVFQLAVECSVLTHGHPTGYLSAGAFAVIVHTVARGGTLEEGVHLALALLSERPRHEEATAALRAALDAVRAGAPSQERVEALGEGWVAEEALAIGLYCALVAEDVKSGLLLAVNHSGDSDSTGSICGNLLGVLHGETALPPELVIELEGRGAILELADDFVLELLHGPELHGTEGWRTRYPAG, from the coding sequence ATGCCACTGTGGTCACGCGCGCAGCAGCAGGACTTCCGCAGCCGGGTGCGGGGCTGCCTGCTCGGCGGTGCGATCGGTGACGCGCTCGGCGCCGGGATCGAGTTCGAGCCGCTGGAGAAGATCGTCGAGACGCACGGCCCGCAGGGCGTCACCGGCTACGTGCCGGCGTACGGGCGGCGCGGCGCGGTCACCGACGACACCCAGATGACCCTCTACACCCTGGACGGCCTGATCCGGGCGCACATCAACCGGGACGGCGGCAACTGGCACCCGCCCAGCGACGTCCACCGGGCCTACCTGCGCTGGGCGGCCACCCAGCGGGACTGGGGCCCGGACGAGCGCCGCTCCGACCTCGGCTGGCTCGGCCGCGAGGAGTGGCTGTACGCCCAGCGGGCCCCCGGCCAGTCCTGCCTGTCCGGACTCTCCGGCCCGGACGCCGACCGGCTCGGCACCGTCGACGAGCCGCGCAACCCGCACTCCAAGGGCTGCGGCACGGTGATGCGGGCCGCCCCGTTCGGCCTGCTCACCGCCTGGGAGCCGGCGCTGGTGTTCCAACTGGCGGTCGAGTGCTCGGTGCTGACCCACGGGCATCCCACCGGCTACCTCTCGGCCGGGGCGTTCGCGGTGATCGTCCACACCGTGGCCAGGGGCGGCACCCTGGAGGAGGGGGTGCACCTCGCGCTGGCGCTGCTCTCCGAGCGGCCGCGGCACGAGGAGGCCACCGCCGCGCTGCGGGCCGCCCTGGACGCCGTACGGGCCGGCGCACCCTCGCAGGAGCGGGTGGAGGCACTCGGCGAGGGCTGGGTGGCGGAGGAGGCGCTGGCCATCGGGCTGTACTGCGCGCTGGTGGCGGAGGACGTGAAGTCCGGCCTGCTGCTGGCCGTCAACCACTCGGGGGACAGCGACTCCACCGGCTCCATCTGCGGCAACCTGCTCGGGGTCCTGCACGGGGAGACGGCGCTGCCGCCCGAGCTGGTGATCGAACTGGAGGGCCGGGGAGCGATCCTGGAGCTGGCCGACGACTTCGTGCTGGAACTGCTGCACGGGCCGGAGCTGCACGGGACCGAGGGCTGGCGGACCCGCTACCCGGCCGGCTGA
- a CDS encoding DUF397 domain-containing protein: MSTKSLSNLAWRKSSHSGGNGACVEIAVPSPVAVAVRDSKDPEGPQLHFPNEAWAAFATAAGSGAFGEV; the protein is encoded by the coding sequence ATGAGCACCAAGTCCCTGAGCAACCTGGCCTGGCGCAAGAGCAGCCACAGCGGCGGCAACGGCGCCTGCGTGGAGATCGCCGTGCCGAGCCCCGTCGCTGTCGCGGTTCGCGACTCCAAGGACCCTGAGGGCCCTCAACTGCACTTCCCCAACGAGGCCTGGGCCGCGTTCGCCACCGCTGCCGGTTCCGGCGCCTTCGGTGAGGTCTGA
- a CDS encoding helix-turn-helix domain-containing protein: protein MSTSVNPTVRRRRLGAELRRLRELRQMTAEEVAGRLMVSQSKISRLENGRRSISQRDVRDLCDVYEVTDERIRAGLMEMARESRQRGWWHDFGDIPYSVYIGLEAEASSIRAYESSFIPGLLQTREYAEAVVAGTQPDTEPGAIKRRVDVRLKRQDRIYGDDQLGSLWVVIDEAVLRRAVGSSQVMADQLSQLLTLSQRANINLQVIPFERGAHPGMTGTFSLLEFPESADSTVVYFEGVTSDLYLEKDADVRRYTNLYDHLRAAALSVTESRSLIHTYVEGFRAK from the coding sequence GTGTCCACCAGCGTCAATCCCACAGTCCGGCGCCGGAGACTCGGCGCCGAGCTGCGGCGCCTGCGTGAACTGCGGCAGATGACCGCAGAAGAGGTGGCCGGGCGGCTGATGGTGTCCCAGTCGAAGATCAGCCGCCTGGAGAACGGGCGCCGCAGCATCAGCCAGCGGGACGTCCGCGACCTGTGCGACGTCTACGAGGTGACGGACGAGCGGATCCGGGCCGGGCTGATGGAGATGGCCCGCGAGTCCCGCCAGCGCGGCTGGTGGCACGACTTCGGCGACATCCCGTACAGCGTCTACATCGGCCTGGAGGCGGAGGCCTCCTCGATCCGGGCGTACGAGTCCTCCTTCATCCCCGGGCTGTTGCAGACCCGGGAGTACGCCGAGGCGGTGGTCGCGGGCACGCAGCCCGACACCGAGCCGGGGGCGATCAAGCGGCGGGTGGACGTCCGGCTCAAGCGGCAGGACCGGATCTACGGCGACGACCAGCTCGGCAGCCTCTGGGTGGTGATAGACGAGGCCGTCCTGCGGCGGGCGGTCGGCAGCTCCCAGGTGATGGCGGACCAGCTGAGCCAGCTGCTGACGCTGAGTCAGCGCGCCAACATCAACCTGCAGGTGATCCCGTTCGAGCGCGGCGCCCACCCCGGTATGACCGGGACATTCTCCTTGCTGGAGTTCCCGGAGTCAGCGGATTCGACGGTTGTCTACTTCGAAGGGGTGACGAGCGATCTCTACCTGGAGAAGGACGCGGACGTGCGCCGCTATACCAATCTCTATGACCACCTGCGGGCCGCCGCACTCAGCGTCACGGAGAGCCGGTCATTGATACACACCTATGTAGAAGGGTTCAGAGCCAAATGA
- a CDS encoding GPP34 family phosphoprotein, translating to MGRSRRTIPEELLLLALDPATGTTAQPQTLDLGLAGAQLVELSLAGRIVPDGDRIAVVMARPTGDPTLDHALELLRRRGSPVRAAHWIGGPRLGLRQTYLAHLERCGMVTAVPGQMCGVLPTTRYQASDDCTNGAIKQRLDTAIRTGVPPDPRTAALAALAHAVGLGKHLYPGNEGRSSRSRLRDLIRYDPLGGMVAHAVMDVQNGLPVQQNRAPAGPPGRPAPGRGVAARVGAR from the coding sequence ATGGGCAGGAGCCGCAGAACAATTCCCGAGGAGCTCTTGCTGCTCGCACTGGACCCGGCCACGGGCACCACTGCGCAGCCGCAGACCCTCGACCTCGGACTTGCCGGGGCACAGCTGGTGGAGCTGTCCCTGGCCGGACGGATAGTCCCGGACGGAGATCGGATCGCCGTGGTGATGGCACGGCCGACCGGTGATCCGACCCTGGACCACGCACTGGAGCTGCTGCGCCGTCGTGGCAGCCCGGTCCGTGCCGCGCACTGGATCGGTGGGCCCCGGCTGGGGCTGCGCCAGACGTACCTCGCGCACCTGGAACGGTGCGGCATGGTGACGGCGGTGCCGGGACAGATGTGCGGGGTGCTGCCGACGACGCGCTATCAGGCGTCGGACGACTGCACCAACGGAGCGATCAAGCAGCGGCTCGACACCGCGATCCGGACCGGCGTCCCGCCGGACCCCCGGACCGCGGCGCTGGCCGCCCTGGCGCACGCGGTCGGGCTGGGGAAGCACCTCTACCCGGGTAACGAGGGCAGGTCCTCGCGGTCACGGCTGCGCGACCTGATTCGCTACGACCCGCTCGGCGGCATGGTCGCGCATGCCGTGATGGACGTGCAGAACGGGCTGCCGGTGCAACAGAATCGCGCTCCGGCAGGGCCACCGGGCCGGCCCGCACCAGGTCGTGGTGTGGCGGCACGGGTGGGCGCGCGATGA